One region of Gorilla gorilla gorilla isolate KB3781 chromosome 15, NHGRI_mGorGor1-v2.1_pri, whole genome shotgun sequence genomic DNA includes:
- the LOC109023247 gene encoding uncharacterized protein: MAAVKSAAAELRVPNSLFPPPPSNPLLGGGHCGRPTKGPAASPAKSGRSRPTTLRVQEMKTLRLAGRGAQPLCKNDPNSDRPFTSVPLKQYAKRETCPSAHLESTALIRRHPPQREQPRPLTI, encoded by the coding sequence ATGGCGGCGGTGAAATCAGCGGCAGCAGAGCTGCGCGTGCCAAATTcccttttccctcctcctcccagcaaCCCCCTTCTCGGGGGGGGTCACTGCGGCCGCCCTACAAAAGGCCCAGCCGCATCGCCAGCAAAGTCAGGGAGATCCCGGCCCACTACTCTACGTGTCCAAGAGATGAAGACATTAAGACTGGCAGGGAGGGGCGCACAACCGCTGTGTAAAAACGACCCTAACAGTGACCGCCCTTTCACTTCAGTACCCCTCAAACAGTATGCCAAAAGGGAGACGTGCCCCAGCGCCCACCTCGAATCAACTGCGCTCATTAGACGCCATCCTCCGCAAAGAGAGCAGCCCCGGCCGCTCACGATCTGA
- the SRSF5 gene encoding serine/arginine-rich splicing factor 5 isoform X1, protein MSGCRVFIGRLNPAAREKDVERFFKGYGRIRDIDLKRGFGFVEFEDPRDADDAVYELDGKELCSERVTIEHARARSRGGRGRGRYSDRFSSRRPRNDRRNAPPVRTENRLIVENLSSRVSWQDLKDFMRQAGEVTFADAHRPKLNEGVVEFASYGDLKNAIEKLSGKEINGRKIKLIEGSKRHSRSRSRSRSRTRSSSRSRSRSRSRSRKSYSRSRSRSRSRSRSKSRSVSRSPVPEKSQKRGSSSRSKSPASVDRQRSRSRSRSRSVDSGN, encoded by the exons ATGAGTGGCTGTCGGGTATTCATCGGGAGACTAAATCCAGCGGCCAGGGAGAAGGACGTGGAAAGATTCTTCAAGGGATATGGACGGATAAGAGATATTGATCTGAAAAGAGGCTTTGGTTTTGTG GAATTTGAGGATCCAAGGGATGCAGATGATGCTGTGTATGAGCTTGATGGAAAAGAACTCTGTAGTGAAAG GGTTACTATTGAACATGCTAGGGCTCGGTCACGAGGTGGAAGAGGTAGAGGACGATACTCTGACCGTTTTAGTAGTCGCAGACCTCGAAATGATAGACG AAATGCTCCACCTGTAAGAACAGAAAATCGTCTTATAGTTGAGAATTTATCCTCAAGAGTCAGCTGGCAG GATCTCAAAGATTTCATGAGACAAGCTGGGGAAGTAACGTTTGCGGATGCACACCGACCTAAATTAAATGAAGG GGTGGTTGAGTTTGCCTCTTATGGTGACTTAAAGAATGCTATtgaaaaactttctggaaaggaaataaatgggagaaaaataaaattaattgaagGCAGCAAAAGGCACAG taGGTCAAGAAGCAGGTCTCGATCCCGGACCAGAAGTTCCTCTAGGTCTCGTAGCCGATCCCGTTCCCGTAGTCGCAAATCTTACAGCCGGTCAAGAAGCAGGAGCAGGAGCCGGAGCCGGAGCAAGTCCCGTTCTGTTAGTAGGTCTCCCGTGCCTGAGAAGAGCCAGAAACGTGGTTCTTCAAGTAGATCTAAGTCTCCAGCATCTGTGGATCGCCAGAGGTCCCGGTCCCGATCAAGGTCCAGATCAGTTGACAGTGGCAATTAA
- the SRSF5 gene encoding serine/arginine-rich splicing factor 5 isoform X2 yields the protein MSGCRVFIGRLNPAAREKDVERFFKGYGRIRDIDLKRGFGFVEFEDPRDADDAVYELDGKELCSERVTIEHARARSRGGRGRGRYSDRFSSRRPRNDRRNAPPVRTENRLIVENLSSRVSWQDLKDFMRQAGEVTFADAHRPKLNEGVVEFASYGDLKNAIEKLSGKEINGRKIKLIEGSKRHRSRSRSRSRTRSSSRSRSRSRSRSRKSYSRSRSRSRSRSRSKSRSVSRSPVPEKSQKRGSSSRSKSPASVDRQRSRSRSRSRSVDSGN from the exons ATGAGTGGCTGTCGGGTATTCATCGGGAGACTAAATCCAGCGGCCAGGGAGAAGGACGTGGAAAGATTCTTCAAGGGATATGGACGGATAAGAGATATTGATCTGAAAAGAGGCTTTGGTTTTGTG GAATTTGAGGATCCAAGGGATGCAGATGATGCTGTGTATGAGCTTGATGGAAAAGAACTCTGTAGTGAAAG GGTTACTATTGAACATGCTAGGGCTCGGTCACGAGGTGGAAGAGGTAGAGGACGATACTCTGACCGTTTTAGTAGTCGCAGACCTCGAAATGATAGACG AAATGCTCCACCTGTAAGAACAGAAAATCGTCTTATAGTTGAGAATTTATCCTCAAGAGTCAGCTGGCAG GATCTCAAAGATTTCATGAGACAAGCTGGGGAAGTAACGTTTGCGGATGCACACCGACCTAAATTAAATGAAGG GGTGGTTGAGTTTGCCTCTTATGGTGACTTAAAGAATGCTATtgaaaaactttctggaaaggaaataaatgggagaaaaataaaattaattgaagGCAGCAAAAGGCACAG GTCAAGAAGCAGGTCTCGATCCCGGACCAGAAGTTCCTCTAGGTCTCGTAGCCGATCCCGTTCCCGTAGTCGCAAATCTTACAGCCGGTCAAGAAGCAGGAGCAGGAGCCGGAGCCGGAGCAAGTCCCGTTCTGTTAGTAGGTCTCCCGTGCCTGAGAAGAGCCAGAAACGTGGTTCTTCAAGTAGATCTAAGTCTCCAGCATCTGTGGATCGCCAGAGGTCCCGGTCCCGATCAAGGTCCAGATCAGTTGACAGTGGCAATTAA
- the SRSF5 gene encoding serine/arginine-rich splicing factor 5 isoform X3, giving the protein MSGCRVFIGRLNPAAREKDVERFFKGYGRIRDIDLKRGFGFVEFEDPRDADDAVYELDGKELCSERVTIEHARARSRGGRGRGRYSDRFSSRRPRNDRRNAPPVRTENRLIVENLSSRVSWQPVCVVGLMTRSACGLS; this is encoded by the exons ATGAGTGGCTGTCGGGTATTCATCGGGAGACTAAATCCAGCGGCCAGGGAGAAGGACGTGGAAAGATTCTTCAAGGGATATGGACGGATAAGAGATATTGATCTGAAAAGAGGCTTTGGTTTTGTG GAATTTGAGGATCCAAGGGATGCAGATGATGCTGTGTATGAGCTTGATGGAAAAGAACTCTGTAGTGAAAG GGTTACTATTGAACATGCTAGGGCTCGGTCACGAGGTGGAAGAGGTAGAGGACGATACTCTGACCGTTTTAGTAGTCGCAGACCTCGAAATGATAGACG AAATGCTCCACCTGTAAGAACAGAAAATCGTCTTATAGTTGAGAATTTATCCTCAAGAGTCAGCTGGCAG CCTGTCTGTGTCGTTGGCCTTATGACGAGGAGTGCCTGTGGGTTATCCTAA